The following are from one region of the Amylibacter sp. IMCC11727 genome:
- a CDS encoding ABC transporter permease, with translation MSTVAQQYRYTPPRPPMSFNLAWPAGFGGLVGFLTAQGQFALMLPYLIAGAVIAAALAFVSIKFLKTRKLAGPFGGLLFFALGWAVFGFSYGLLVGIVGFILARMSIWLSTGDYRLNQPPYVTSNEVLWFYTFRTICGLIFLFLIAPIIVVIPLSFNQEPYFSFTAGMLALDSDAFSLRWYADIFRNGMAAPDAIAGWWSDMWNNAQWIRSVRNSFYVGIMATLLATSIGTLAAIGLSRSEMPFKKPIMALLISPMIVPLVIIASGMFFAFSDFRIPYFYEKGIAKSYLGLIIGHAVLGTPYVIITVTATLVGFDQSLTRAAANMGASPIRTFFKVQMPLILPGVISGALFAFITSFDEVVLTLQLADVSQRTIPRQMFSGIREQISPTILAVATILVIISIALLTVVELLRRRSERMRGLSPA, from the coding sequence ATGAGCACAGTTGCACAACAATACCGCTACACTCCGCCACGCCCACCGATGTCGTTCAATTTGGCGTGGCCTGCTGGCTTTGGGGGGCTCGTTGGGTTCTTGACCGCGCAGGGGCAGTTTGCCTTGATGCTGCCGTACCTGATTGCAGGGGCGGTGATTGCAGCGGCTTTGGCCTTTGTTTCGATCAAATTTCTAAAAACGCGCAAGCTTGCAGGACCATTTGGCGGGCTGTTGTTTTTTGCCCTTGGTTGGGCCGTGTTTGGGTTTTCCTATGGCCTGCTGGTTGGCATCGTCGGGTTTATTCTGGCGCGCATGTCAATTTGGTTGTCCACGGGGGATTACCGTTTGAACCAACCGCCTTATGTGACATCGAACGAAGTGCTGTGGTTTTACACGTTCCGTACGATCTGTGGGCTTATCTTTCTTTTCCTGATTGCGCCAATCATTGTTGTGATCCCGCTGTCCTTTAACCAAGAGCCTTACTTCAGCTTTACCGCTGGGATGCTTGCGCTTGACAGTGATGCGTTTTCGTTGCGCTGGTATGCGGATATTTTCCGCAATGGTATGGCAGCGCCTGATGCGATTGCGGGCTGGTGGTCTGATATGTGGAACAATGCGCAGTGGATTCGCTCGGTTCGCAATTCTTTCTATGTTGGGATCATGGCAACGTTGCTGGCGACCAGCATTGGGACATTGGCCGCGATTGGTTTGTCCCGTTCTGAAATGCCGTTCAAGAAGCCGATCATGGCGCTGTTGATTTCACCAATGATTGTGCCCTTGGTGATTATCGCCTCTGGCATGTTCTTTGCGTTTTCCGATTTCCGTATTCCTTACTTCTATGAAAAAGGGATCGCGAAAAGCTATCTTGGTTTGATCATTGGTCACGCGGTTTTGGGCACGCCTTATGTGATTATCACGGTAACGGCGACCCTCGTTGGCTTTGATCAAAGCCTGACACGTGCGGCGGCGAATATGGGCGCGAGCCCCATTCGGACTTTCTTTAAGGTGCAGATGCCGTTGATCTTGCCTGGTGTGATTTCAGGCGCGTTGTTTGCGTTTATCACATCGTTTGATGAGGTGGTGTTGACGTTGCAGTTGGCGGATGTGTCCCAGCGCACGATCCCGCGTCAGATGTTCTCGGGTATTCGCGAACAGATCAGCCCGACCATTCTGGCGGTGGCAACGATCCTTGTGATTATCTCGATTGCCCTGCTGACGGTTGTGGAATTGCTGCGACGCCGATCAGAGCGGATGCGCGGGTTGTCTCCTGCATAA
- a CDS encoding ABC transporter permease has protein sequence MTDTSVDHPAGPLTAADGTPLKKKLRQALFRSRVRAFGLVVPLLILIVMAFLIPIVLFLSRAVYNDTYERYMPNTTPVLAAWDGKSEPTEEMYAALVADLVQGRKDKTIGKVATRVNRELSGTRSLFTSSARSAAKMEAPFKDALIAKKKKWGDIETWQAMKIASKSFTGAYLASAVDLKVEADGSIARKDKDRRINLQLFVRTLQISVIVTIMGVLLGYPIAYLLSTLSVRTSNLLLILVLLPFWTSLLVRTTAWIAVLQGQGVLNDLFVVFGLATDDDRFSLIYNKTGTLISMTHILLPFMVLPLYSVMKTIPPSYVRAAKSMGATPWTAFWRVYFPQSIPGIGAGGILVFILAISFYITPALVGGQSGTMISNIIDFHMRSSLNWSLAAALGAVLLVIVLFLYWLYDRIVGIDNMKLG, from the coding sequence ATGACAGACACCTCAGTTGATCACCCCGCAGGACCTTTAACCGCTGCGGATGGGACACCCCTTAAGAAGAAGCTACGCCAAGCCCTGTTTCGCAGTCGCGTGCGGGCCTTTGGGTTGGTTGTCCCTTTGCTGATCCTGATCGTGATGGCGTTTTTGATCCCGATTGTCCTGTTTCTGAGCCGCGCCGTTTATAACGACACTTATGAGCGGTATATGCCCAACACCACGCCCGTATTGGCTGCTTGGGACGGAAAATCGGAACCCACAGAAGAAATGTATGCGGCTTTGGTCGCGGATTTGGTGCAAGGGCGCAAAGACAAGACAATCGGTAAAGTTGCAACGCGCGTAAACCGTGAATTGTCTGGCACACGTTCTTTGTTCACGTCCTCCGCGCGCAGTGCCGCCAAAATGGAAGCGCCATTCAAAGACGCTTTGATCGCAAAGAAAAAGAAATGGGGCGACATCGAAACATGGCAGGCGATGAAGATCGCATCCAAATCCTTTACTGGGGCGTATTTGGCATCTGCAGTTGACCTGAAAGTCGAAGCAGATGGTTCAATTGCACGCAAAGACAAAGATCGCCGCATCAATTTGCAGCTGTTTGTTCGCACCCTGCAAATTTCGGTCATTGTGACCATAATGGGCGTCCTTCTTGGTTATCCCATCGCGTATCTGCTTTCGACATTGTCTGTGCGCACGTCGAACCTGTTGCTGATCCTTGTGTTGTTGCCATTCTGGACATCCTTGTTGGTGCGAACCACGGCGTGGATTGCGGTGTTGCAAGGGCAGGGGGTGCTGAACGATTTGTTTGTGGTCTTTGGGTTGGCGACCGATGATGATCGGTTCAGTCTGATTTACAACAAGACCGGTACGCTGATTTCCATGACGCATATTTTGCTGCCGTTTATGGTGTTGCCGCTGTATTCCGTGATGAAAACCATCCCGCCATCCTATGTCCGTGCTGCAAAATCTATGGGCGCAACACCGTGGACCGCATTTTGGCGCGTGTATTTCCCGCAATCGATCCCAGGTATCGGGGCGGGGGGGATCCTTGTGTTTATCCTTGCGATCTCGTTCTACATCACGCCTGCCTTGGTAGGTGGTCAGTCTGGTACGATGATTTCGAACATCATTGATTTCCACATGCGATCCTCTTTGAACTGGTCGCTTGCCGCCGCGCTTGGTGCGGTGCTGCTGGTGATCGTCTTGTTCCTATACTGGCTCTACGATCGGATCGTGGGCATTGATAACATGAAGTTGGGTTAA
- a CDS encoding ABC transporter substrate-binding protein: MNVKTLLMGAAATALFAGVAGAKDLTVVSWGGAYTKSQVEAYHKPWMAKTGKTITSEDYNGGLAEVKAQVEAGNVTWDLVDVELSDAVRGCDEGLLEPIDTSILPAAPDGTAATDDFLPGTLHECAVANIVWSTIFAYDKSEMGDNAPTTIADFFDTAKFPGKRGLRKSPKANLEMALAADGVASADIYEVLGTPEGVDRAFAKLDTIKGDVVWWEAGAQPPQLLADGEVAMTTAYNGRIFNAVAAEGQDFEIVWDSQIFDLDLWVIPKGAPNKEAAMDFLAFSTATEQLAAQASYISYGPARASSAPLVGSFHNKPDLAMGPQMPTAPENFKTAIQNDFEFWADNQDELNERFNTWLAN; encoded by the coding sequence ATGAACGTTAAGACTTTATTGATGGGCGCTGCGGCGACTGCATTGTTTGCGGGTGTTGCTGGTGCGAAAGACCTGACGGTTGTTTCTTGGGGCGGTGCTTACACCAAGTCTCAAGTTGAAGCATACCACAAGCCTTGGATGGCTAAGACTGGTAAAACAATCACTTCCGAAGACTACAACGGCGGTTTGGCCGAAGTTAAAGCGCAAGTGGAAGCTGGCAACGTAACTTGGGATCTCGTGGACGTTGAATTGTCTGATGCTGTTCGCGGTTGTGACGAAGGCCTGCTTGAGCCAATCGACACATCCATCCTGCCAGCTGCCCCAGACGGCACAGCAGCAACAGACGACTTCTTGCCAGGTACACTGCACGAGTGTGCGGTTGCAAACATCGTTTGGTCCACAATTTTCGCCTACGATAAGTCTGAAATGGGCGACAATGCACCAACAACAATCGCTGATTTCTTTGACACAGCGAAATTCCCAGGCAAGCGTGGCCTGCGTAAGTCTCCAAAAGCGAACCTGGAAATGGCTCTGGCCGCTGACGGTGTTGCATCTGCAGACATCTACGAAGTTCTGGGCACACCAGAAGGCGTTGATCGCGCATTCGCAAAGCTCGACACCATCAAAGGTGACGTGGTTTGGTGGGAAGCTGGCGCTCAGCCTCCACAACTGTTGGCAGACGGCGAAGTTGCAATGACAACAGCCTACAACGGCCGTATCTTCAACGCTGTAGCAGCAGAAGGCCAAGACTTTGAAATCGTTTGGGATTCACAAATCTTTGACCTCGACCTCTGGGTAATCCCAAAAGGTGCGCCAAACAAAGAAGCCGCAATGGACTTCCTCGCGTTCTCAACAGCAACAGAGCAGTTGGCCGCACAAGCGTCCTACATCTCTTACGGTCCTGCACGTGCGTCTTCCGCACCGCTGGTTGGCTCTTTCCACAACAAACCAGACCTCGCAATGGGTCCTCAGATGCCAACAGCACCTGAGAACTTCAAAACTGCGATCCAGAACGACTTTGAATTCTGGGCTGACAACCAAGACGAGTTGAACGAGCGTTTCAACACATGGTTGGCAAACTAA